The proteins below come from a single Cyanobacterium stanieri LEGE 03274 genomic window:
- a CDS encoding extracellular solute-binding protein, which produces MNRRSFILTSTALTLSSLMGGCQQNYDLTILLLQGSIPVQLITAFNQELNQGKNINFKPQTNLGEIYKLLQKWQGKNPPSKPESGLQLPSLPFTSSEIKKADIVTLGNYWLSLAIKENLIKPLNQDNLTNWDRIPPRFQNLVTRNQQGNIDSNGQIWGAPYRWGYTMIAYREDKLAPFGFTPQDWTDLWRIELKNQISLLNQPREIIGLILKKMGYSYNTENIEEISDLKQELITLNNQVKFYNSTNYLQPLINGDTWLAVGWSTDILPILEQHRNIKAIIPQSGTSIWADVWVNPYESNINEEKLTEIYRWINYCWQEDSATRINFFTKGNSPLLSGENAENRLTMSQEVFAKSDFIEPLSEVVMAKYNKIWQGLNNG; this is translated from the coding sequence ATGAACCGTAGATCCTTTATTCTTACTAGCACTGCCCTTACTTTGAGTAGTTTAATGGGAGGTTGTCAACAAAATTATGACCTAACAATATTATTGCTTCAAGGTTCTATTCCTGTGCAACTAATTACCGCTTTCAATCAAGAATTAAATCAGGGTAAAAATATTAACTTTAAGCCCCAAACAAACCTCGGGGAAATATATAAATTACTACAAAAATGGCAAGGAAAAAATCCCCCTTCCAAACCAGAATCAGGGTTACAATTACCCTCCCTTCCTTTTACATCATCGGAGATAAAAAAAGCGGATATAGTGACTCTGGGAAACTATTGGTTATCTCTAGCCATTAAAGAAAATCTGATTAAACCTCTCAATCAAGATAATTTAACTAATTGGGATAGAATTCCCCCCAGATTTCAAAACTTAGTAACCCGTAATCAACAAGGTAACATAGATTCTAATGGACAAATATGGGGCGCTCCCTATCGTTGGGGTTATACCATGATTGCCTATCGAGAAGATAAACTTGCACCTTTTGGCTTTACCCCCCAAGACTGGACTGATTTATGGCGTATTGAGTTAAAAAATCAAATTTCTTTATTAAATCAACCTAGGGAAATAATTGGTTTAATTCTCAAAAAAATGGGTTATTCTTACAATACAGAAAATATTGAGGAAATCAGTGATCTTAAGCAAGAATTAATTACCCTTAATAATCAAGTAAAGTTTTACAATTCTACGAATTATTTACAACCATTAATTAATGGTGATACGTGGTTAGCGGTGGGTTGGTCAACGGATATTTTACCCATATTAGAACAACATCGAAATATTAAAGCTATTATCCCCCAATCGGGTACAAGTATTTGGGCTGATGTGTGGGTTAATCCCTATGAAAGTAATATTAATGAGGAAAAATTAACGGAAATATATCGTTGGATAAATTATTGTTGGCAAGAAGATTCAGCCACCAGAATTAATTTTTTTACTAAAGGTAATTCCCCTCTTTTGTCTGGAGAGAATGCAGAAAATAGGTTAACCATGAGTCAAGAAGTTTTTGCAAAAAGTGATTTTATTGAGCCTTTATCTGAGGTGGTTATGGCTAAATATAACAAAATTTGGCAGGGATTAAATAATGGTTAA
- the zds gene encoding 9,9'-di-cis-zeta-carotene desaturase produces the protein MRVAIVGAGLAGLATAIDLVDAGCEVEIFESRPFVGGKVGSWVDKDGNHIEMGLHVFFGCYYNLFALMEKVGAIDNLRLKQHTHTFINEGGRVGELDFRFITGAPFNGLKAFFTTSQLSAVDKVANSLALGTSPIVRGLVDFEGAMRDIRKLDKVSFADWFRSHGGNQGSLDKMWNPIAYALGFIDTENISARCMLTIFQFFAAKTEASVLRMLEGSPHEYLHKPIVNYLEERGVKIHTRRRVREIQYEENGKAQVTGLLIADGESEELITADKYVCACDVPGIQRLLPEGWRKWSEFDNIYKLDAVPVATVQLRFDGWVTELNDPQKRSQLEKAEGIDNLLYTADADFSCFSDLALSSPGDYYREGEGSLLQLVLTPGDPFIKESNEKIAHHVLDQVHRLFPSSRELNMTWFSVVKLAQSLYREAPGMDVYRPAQKTPIDNFFLAGSYTQQDYIDSMEGATISGRQAAEAVLASKG, from the coding sequence ATGCGAGTTGCCATCGTCGGTGCTGGATTAGCAGGATTAGCCACAGCCATTGATTTAGTTGATGCGGGTTGTGAGGTAGAAATTTTTGAATCCCGTCCTTTTGTGGGGGGCAAGGTTGGTAGTTGGGTTGATAAGGATGGTAATCACATTGAGATGGGGTTACACGTCTTTTTTGGTTGTTACTACAATCTTTTTGCTCTTATGGAAAAGGTAGGGGCGATCGATAATTTACGTTTAAAACAACACACTCACACTTTCATTAATGAGGGTGGTAGGGTAGGAGAGCTTGACTTTCGCTTTATCACAGGCGCTCCTTTTAATGGTTTAAAAGCCTTTTTTACCACTTCTCAGCTTTCGGCGGTGGATAAGGTTGCTAATTCTTTAGCCCTTGGCACTAGCCCCATTGTGAGAGGGTTAGTGGATTTTGAGGGAGCAATGCGAGATATTCGCAAGTTAGATAAGGTTAGCTTTGCCGATTGGTTTAGAAGCCATGGGGGAAATCAAGGCAGTTTGGATAAGATGTGGAATCCCATTGCCTATGCTTTGGGTTTTATTGATACTGAAAATATTTCTGCCCGTTGTATGTTAACGATTTTCCAATTTTTTGCGGCGAAAACGGAGGCTTCTGTTTTAAGAATGTTGGAAGGCTCTCCCCATGAATATTTACATAAACCCATCGTTAATTATTTGGAGGAAAGGGGAGTTAAGATTCACACTCGCCGCCGGGTAAGGGAAATTCAGTATGAGGAAAATGGTAAGGCTCAGGTTACGGGGTTATTGATTGCTGATGGGGAAAGTGAGGAGTTGATAACGGCGGATAAATATGTCTGTGCTTGTGATGTGCCTGGGATTCAAAGATTATTACCTGAGGGGTGGCGCAAGTGGTCTGAGTTTGATAATATCTACAAGCTAGATGCTGTGCCTGTGGCTACGGTGCAGTTACGTTTTGATGGCTGGGTAACGGAGTTAAATGATCCTCAAAAACGTAGTCAGTTGGAAAAAGCTGAGGGTATTGATAATTTACTTTATACGGCGGATGCTGATTTTTCTTGTTTTTCTGATTTGGCTTTGTCTAGCCCCGGGGATTATTATCGAGAGGGTGAGGGTTCTTTGTTACAGTTGGTGTTAACCCCCGGAGATCCTTTTATTAAGGAAAGTAATGAAAAGATTGCTCACCATGTATTAGATCAGGTACATAGGTTATTTCCTTCTTCTCGGGAGTTGAATATGACTTGGTTTAGTGTGGTGAAGTTGGCTCAATCTTTATATCGTGAAGCACCTGGGATGGATGTTTATCGTCCTGCTCAAAAGACTCCCATTGATAATTTTTTCCTTGCGGGTAGTTATACTCAACAGGATTATATTGATAGTATGGAGGGGGCTACTATTTCTGGAAGACAGGCGGCCGAGGCGGTTTTGGCTTCTAAGGGATAG
- the cobT gene encoding nicotinate mononucleotide-dependent phosphoribosyltransferase CobT, whose amino-acid sequence MTFPEAIKIYNNYERGIKWLNRYAGCRPIFTCTLGFTETALLEGISAAGVTPESRRYTALADAEFLVNGVRPNPVFPLPPLTVGVSPTVITRAVVEMFDLPVYVFNAGLVANPSVHTINLEGKAARCVTTGKALPLGVVMDLYTKGLQWGETLANQAGDNYLILSECVVAGTTTALAVLTALGMDAQGMINSSHPVCNHGQKWQVVQKGLKNAHFSGSSTLFDIVAGVGDPMQIFVAGVASSASKRVGVMLAGGTQMLAVYALIRAIKGGFYPATDLDNIVVGTTRWVAEDDTGDTVSLAKMVGDVPLCATDLNFTNSRYPSLQCYERGFVKEGVGAGGSAIASHLLNITPKQLMMAIERILSTFPHTTISQ is encoded by the coding sequence ATGACCTTCCCCGAAGCTATTAAGATCTACAATAATTATGAAAGAGGGATAAAATGGCTTAATCGTTATGCTGGTTGTCGTCCAATTTTTACCTGTACCCTTGGCTTTACTGAGACTGCCCTCTTAGAAGGGATTTCTGCGGCTGGAGTAACCCCCGAATCTCGTCGTTATACGGCCCTGGCGGATGCGGAATTTTTGGTTAATGGTGTTCGCCCTAATCCTGTTTTTCCCCTTCCTCCTCTGACGGTGGGGGTGTCTCCTACGGTGATTACGAGGGCGGTGGTGGAGATGTTTGATTTACCTGTGTATGTGTTTAATGCTGGTTTGGTGGCAAATCCTTCGGTGCATACCATTAATTTAGAAGGAAAGGCGGCACGGTGTGTGACGACAGGTAAGGCTTTACCCTTGGGGGTGGTGATGGATTTATATACTAAGGGTTTGCAATGGGGGGAAACATTGGCGAATCAGGCAGGGGATAATTATTTAATTCTCAGTGAATGTGTGGTAGCAGGTACGACAACGGCTTTGGCCGTGTTAACGGCGCTGGGTATGGATGCGCAGGGGATGATTAATAGTAGTCATCCTGTGTGTAACCACGGGCAAAAATGGCAGGTGGTGCAAAAAGGGTTAAAAAATGCTCATTTTTCTGGTTCTAGCACTCTTTTTGACATTGTAGCAGGGGTCGGAGATCCCATGCAGATTTTTGTGGCAGGGGTGGCTTCTTCTGCTTCTAAGAGGGTGGGGGTAATGTTGGCAGGGGGTACGCAAATGTTGGCGGTATATGCCTTAATTCGTGCCATTAAAGGGGGTTTTTATCCTGCTACGGATTTAGATAATATTGTGGTGGGTACTACCCGTTGGGTGGCCGAAGATGATACGGGGGATACGGTTAGTTTAGCGAAGATGGTGGGAGATGTTCCCCTCTGTGCCACTGACTTAAATTTTACTAATTCCCGTTATCCTAGTTTACAGTGTTATGAGCGTGGCTTTGTTAAAGAGGGGGTAGGGGCTGGGGGAAGTGCGATCGCCTCTCATCTTTTAAATATCACTCCCAAGCAATTAATGATGGCCATAGAAAGGATTTTGTCCACCTTCCCTCATACTACGATTAGCCAATAA
- a CDS encoding circadian clock protein KaiA produces the protein MSSRLYICIFAPDSAVSESVTKWLKDDGVVESSDRHYLHIIESDTEFNHFIIENKEKIDCLVILYNDTSHHIINNLYEEGLLLPAVIIESPDYPIEEAEYQTDLTQEIPPKQNLSIIYHVGEIKIKPEQIKNITIHVDKAITQFLYLAPSCAVSEKQTSPPPKSEERQNFLLLQQRRLASKLKERLGYLGIYYNRNPEYFYRNLTPEERQECLGQLASQYREVIILYFGEENEVNQLIDQFVNQCFFADLSVSQILEIHMELMDEFAQQLKLEGRNEEVLLDYRLALIDIIAHLCEMYRRSIPREDLPFEVLFPVD, from the coding sequence TTGTCTTCTCGATTATATATCTGTATTTTTGCCCCAGATTCCGCCGTCAGTGAGTCCGTTACAAAATGGCTCAAGGATGATGGTGTAGTTGAATCGAGCGATCGCCACTACCTCCATATCATAGAATCCGACACCGAATTTAACCACTTCATTATTGAAAATAAAGAAAAAATAGACTGTCTCGTTATCCTATACAACGATACTAGCCACCACATCATTAATAACCTCTATGAAGAAGGGCTACTACTACCCGCCGTTATCATCGAATCACCAGACTACCCCATCGAAGAAGCCGAATATCAAACAGACTTAACCCAAGAAATTCCCCCCAAACAAAACCTCTCCATCATTTATCATGTCGGTGAAATCAAAATTAAACCAGAACAAATCAAAAACATCACCATCCATGTAGATAAAGCCATCACCCAATTCCTCTACCTCGCCCCCAGTTGCGCTGTCAGTGAAAAACAAACCAGCCCCCCCCCAAAAAGCGAAGAAAGACAAAACTTTCTACTACTACAACAAAGAAGATTAGCCTCAAAACTCAAAGAAAGGCTAGGATACCTAGGGATTTATTACAACCGTAATCCAGAATACTTTTATCGTAATTTAACCCCCGAAGAACGTCAAGAATGTCTAGGACAATTAGCTAGTCAATATAGAGAAGTGATCATCCTTTATTTTGGCGAAGAAAACGAAGTAAATCAACTAATAGATCAATTCGTTAATCAATGTTTTTTTGCAGATTTATCCGTATCACAAATCCTCGAAATTCACATGGAATTAATGGATGAATTTGCCCAACAACTGAAACTAGAAGGACGAAACGAAGAAGTATTATTAGATTATCGTCTCGCTTTAATTGATATAATTGCCCATCTTTGCGAGATGTATCGGCGCTCAATTCCCCGGGAAGATTTACCTTTCGAGGTATTGTTTCCAGTGGACTAA
- the kaiB gene encoding circadian clock protein KaiB has protein sequence MSPLRKTYVLKLYVAGNTPNSVRALKTLKTILEEEFKGVYALKVIDVLKNPQLAEEDKILATPTLSKVLPPPVRKIIGDLSDREKVLIGLDLLYEEIKDRE, from the coding sequence ATGAGTCCCCTAAGAAAAACCTATGTCCTTAAATTATACGTAGCAGGAAATACCCCCAATTCCGTAAGGGCATTAAAAACATTAAAAACCATTTTAGAAGAAGAATTTAAAGGGGTATATGCCCTGAAAGTGATTGATGTTCTTAAAAATCCGCAATTAGCAGAAGAAGATAAAATTTTGGCAACTCCCACTCTTTCTAAGGTTTTACCACCCCCTGTAAGGAAAATTATTGGGGATTTATCCGATAGAGAAAAAGTTTTAATTGGTTTAGATTTACTCTATGAAGAAATCAAAGATCGAGAATAA
- the kaiC gene encoding circadian clock protein KaiC, with amino-acid sequence MSKEFISKERKEELRAKGVKKRRTMIEGFDEISHGGLPIARTTLVSGTSGTGKTLLAIQFLYNGIKHFDCPGLFVTFEESPNDIIQNAYSFGWDLQNLIDQGKLFILDASPDPEGQEVVGNFDLSALIERIQYAVNKYKAKLVSIDSVTAVFQQYDAASVVRREIFRLVARLKHLEVTSIMTTERIEEYGPVARFGVEEFVSDNVVIVRNVLEGERRRRTVEILKLRGTTHMKGEYPFTITGDGINIFPLGAMQLTQRSSNARSSSGIKTLDEMCGGGFFKDSIILATGATGTGKTLLVSKFLEEGCRQGERAILFAYEESRAQLSRNASSWGIDFEDMERKGLLKLLCSYPESAGLEDHLQMIKSEIAEFKPSRIAIDSLSALARGVTNNAFRQFVIGVTGYAKQEEITGFFTNTTDQFMGAHSITESHISTITDTILMLQYVEIRGEMSRAINVFKMRGSWHDKGIREYSISREGPQIKDSFRNYERIISGSPSRISVDEKTELSRIVKGVKDKTQD; translated from the coding sequence ATGTCTAAAGAATTTATAAGTAAAGAAAGAAAAGAAGAATTAAGGGCAAAAGGTGTCAAAAAAAGACGCACCATGATCGAAGGATTTGACGAAATTAGCCACGGTGGTTTACCCATTGCCCGAACAACCCTAGTGAGTGGGACATCAGGCACAGGCAAAACCCTTCTAGCAATTCAATTTCTCTACAACGGTATCAAACATTTCGACTGCCCCGGTTTATTCGTCACCTTTGAAGAATCCCCCAACGATATTATCCAAAACGCCTACAGTTTTGGTTGGGACTTACAAAATCTCATCGATCAAGGAAAACTGTTCATCCTAGACGCATCCCCAGATCCCGAAGGACAAGAAGTGGTGGGAAACTTTGACCTATCTGCCCTCATTGAAAGAATTCAATACGCCGTTAATAAATACAAAGCCAAATTAGTTTCCATTGACTCCGTCACCGCTGTTTTTCAACAATATGACGCAGCCTCTGTGGTACGTAGGGAAATTTTTCGCCTTGTGGCAAGATTAAAACATCTTGAAGTTACATCCATTATGACCACCGAAAGGATCGAAGAATATGGTCCTGTGGCACGATTTGGGGTAGAAGAATTTGTTTCCGATAACGTGGTGATTGTGCGTAACGTTTTAGAAGGAGAAAGAAGAAGACGCACCGTAGAAATTTTGAAGTTGCGTGGTACTACCCACATGAAAGGGGAATATCCTTTTACCATTACAGGGGATGGTATTAATATCTTTCCCTTGGGAGCGATGCAACTTACCCAGCGTTCCTCCAATGCCCGTAGTTCTTCTGGTATTAAAACCCTTGATGAAATGTGCGGAGGTGGTTTCTTCAAAGATTCAATTATCCTCGCCACAGGGGCGACGGGTACGGGTAAAACTCTCTTGGTTAGTAAGTTTTTGGAGGAAGGTTGTCGTCAGGGAGAAAGGGCGATCTTGTTTGCCTATGAGGAGTCTAGGGCGCAATTATCTCGTAATGCTTCTTCTTGGGGCATTGATTTTGAGGATATGGAGCGTAAGGGTTTGTTAAAGTTATTGTGTTCTTATCCTGAGTCTGCTGGTTTAGAGGATCATTTACAGATGATTAAATCTGAGATTGCGGAGTTTAAACCCAGTCGTATTGCCATTGATTCCCTTTCGGCCTTGGCTCGGGGGGTTACCAATAATGCTTTCCGTCAATTTGTGATTGGGGTGACGGGTTATGCAAAACAAGAGGAAATAACGGGTTTCTTTACTAATACAACGGATCAGTTTATGGGAGCGCACTCTATTACTGAATCCCACATTTCGACTATTACCGATACGATTTTGATGTTGCAGTATGTGGAAATTAGAGGGGAAATGTCGAGGGCGATTAATGTGTTTAAGATGCGCGGTTCCTGGCATGATAAGGGTATTAGGGAATATAGTATCAGTAGGGAAGGCCCTCAGATTAAGGATTCTTTCCGCAATTATGAGAGGATTATTAGTGGTTCTCCTAGTCGCATTAGTGTGGATGAAAAAACTGAGTTATCTCGTATTGTTAAGGGGGTAAAGGATAAAACTCAGGATTAA
- the fabD gene encoding ACP S-malonyltransferase: MTKIAWVFPGQGSQTQGMGLSLNETVIGKQKFAQAQEILGWSVLEVCEAGDERLSQTIYTQPCLYTVECILVDLQKQEGKQPDLVAGHSLGEYVALYAAGVYDFAQGLQLVKRRAELMSTAQGGKMVALMKFDRDILEGAIASNPDVVIANDNSEGQVVISGKPEAIDQVLEQVQAKKAVELNVSGAFHSPFMASAATEFVQVLDTITFNDATTPIMSNVDPIPSTSAPEIKQRLIAQMTGGVRWREIMLNFPHHGITDVVEVGPGKVLTGLIKRTNKELNLTNISG; encoded by the coding sequence ATGACAAAAATCGCATGGGTATTTCCAGGACAAGGTTCACAAACTCAGGGTATGGGTTTATCTTTAAATGAGACGGTAATCGGTAAACAAAAATTTGCCCAAGCCCAAGAAATCCTTGGTTGGTCAGTGTTAGAGGTGTGTGAGGCGGGGGATGAAAGACTTTCTCAAACAATTTATACTCAACCCTGTTTATATACCGTAGAATGTATTTTAGTAGATTTACAAAAACAAGAAGGCAAACAACCCGACTTGGTGGCAGGACATAGTTTAGGGGAATATGTTGCCCTTTATGCGGCGGGGGTTTATGATTTTGCCCAAGGATTACAATTGGTTAAACGTCGTGCCGAATTGATGAGTACCGCCCAGGGTGGTAAGATGGTAGCTTTAATGAAGTTTGATCGTGATATATTAGAAGGTGCGATCGCCTCTAATCCTGATGTGGTCATTGCCAACGATAACAGCGAAGGACAAGTAGTCATCTCAGGTAAACCAGAAGCCATTGACCAAGTATTAGAACAGGTACAAGCTAAAAAAGCAGTTGAACTCAACGTTTCAGGCGCATTTCATTCCCCCTTCATGGCATCGGCTGCCACAGAATTTGTTCAAGTTTTAGATACCATTACCTTTAATGATGCCACAACCCCTATTATGTCTAATGTTGACCCCATACCTAGTACCTCAGCCCCAGAAATTAAACAAAGACTAATTGCCCAAATGACGGGGGGGGTGCGCTGGCGAGAAATCATGTTAAATTTCCCTCACCATGGTATCACCGACGTAGTGGAAGTAGGCCCGGGTAAAGTCCTCACAGGATTAATAAAACGCACCAATAAAGAACTTAATTTAACTAATATATCAGGGTAA
- a CDS encoding R3H domain-containing nucleic acid-binding protein — MEEKLPTHRMEITDDLDKLLHILPLSIQSAIASHPQKKNLIEIVLDLGRKPEARFIDKTCYLSEDVVSREDLEHCIARVGHFSADNRAGIEGTLHRISAIRNRQEKIIGLTCRIGRAVFGTILMIRELVESGQSILLLGRPGVGKTTALREIARVLADELEKRVVIIDTSNEIAGDGDIPHPAIGRARRMQVAHPELQHQVMIEAVENHMPEVIIIDEIGTELEALAARTIAERGVQLVGTAHGNYLENLIKNPTLSDLIGGIQSVTLGDDEARRRGSQKTVLERKAPPTFEIAVEMWERQKWVVHEEVAQTVDNILRGRQIIPQLRQVNDAGQVSITRDPNLAPSNNDITASAPPLWENMINAPAKPTGLRASGKMQPLKSPETSAQVEFNQLLDKSWYQADEVNKIRTPGPNGEDWPVYLYPYGVGRSQLEQVINVLKMPISLTKDLDCADAVLALRSQVKHHGKLMELAKNNQVPIYSIKSNSIPQITRALRKLVNMDNPDTSESADLRLFTKAGNDDEIEALEEARLAVEQIVIPQGQPVELLPRNAKVRKMQHELIEHYRLRSDSFGNEPNRRLRIYPA; from the coding sequence ATGGAAGAAAAACTGCCTACCCACAGAATGGAGATTACTGATGATCTCGATAAACTTTTACACATTTTGCCCTTAAGTATTCAAAGTGCGATCGCCTCTCATCCTCAGAAAAAAAATTTGATCGAAATTGTTTTAGACTTAGGCAGAAAACCAGAAGCAAGATTTATCGACAAAACTTGTTATCTAAGCGAAGATGTAGTCAGTCGGGAAGACCTAGAACATTGTATCGCTAGGGTTGGACATTTTAGCGCCGACAACAGAGCAGGTATTGAAGGAACATTACACCGCATCAGCGCCATTCGTAACCGCCAAGAAAAAATTATCGGTCTTACCTGTCGTATTGGTAGAGCGGTATTTGGTACTATTTTGATGATTCGAGAATTGGTCGAAAGTGGTCAATCAATTTTACTATTAGGACGGCCAGGGGTAGGAAAAACCACCGCCCTGAGAGAAATTGCCCGAGTTTTAGCCGATGAACTAGAAAAAAGAGTAGTAATTATAGACACCTCTAACGAAATCGCTGGGGATGGAGATATACCCCATCCTGCCATCGGTAGGGCTAGAAGAATGCAGGTAGCCCATCCTGAATTACAACATCAAGTGATGATTGAAGCGGTGGAAAACCATATGCCAGAAGTGATTATCATTGATGAAATTGGTACAGAATTAGAGGCCCTCGCCGCCCGTACCATTGCTGAAAGGGGAGTTCAACTCGTCGGCACTGCCCACGGTAATTACCTAGAAAATCTCATCAAAAATCCCACCCTCTCAGACTTAATCGGTGGCATTCAATCGGTTACCCTAGGGGATGACGAAGCCCGTCGCCGAGGCTCTCAAAAAACCGTTTTAGAAAGAAAAGCTCCCCCCACCTTTGAAATCGCCGTGGAAATGTGGGAGCGTCAAAAATGGGTAGTCCATGAAGAAGTAGCCCAGACGGTGGATAATATTTTGCGGGGAAGGCAGATTATTCCCCAATTACGACAGGTTAATGATGCGGGGCAAGTTTCCATTACTCGAGATCCTAATTTAGCTCCTAGTAATAACGATATTACCGCCAGTGCGCCGCCCCTTTGGGAAAATATGATCAATGCTCCTGCTAAACCCACTGGGTTAAGGGCATCGGGTAAAATGCAACCCCTAAAAAGTCCTGAGACTTCCGCCCAGGTAGAATTTAACCAATTGTTAGATAAATCCTGGTATCAAGCCGATGAGGTGAATAAAATTCGTACCCCTGGTCCTAATGGGGAGGATTGGCCCGTTTATCTCTATCCTTACGGTGTGGGGCGATCGCAACTAGAACAAGTTATTAACGTACTCAAGATGCCCATTTCCCTCACCAAAGACCTTGATTGTGCCGATGCTGTGTTAGCGTTGCGATCGCAAGTAAAACACCACGGGAAATTGATGGAACTAGCCAAAAATAACCAAGTCCCCATCTACAGCATCAAATCCAACAGCATACCCCAAATCACCAGAGCCTTACGCAAACTGGTTAATATGGACAACCCAGATACCTCAGAATCAGCCGATTTACGACTGTTTACCAAAGCAGGAAACGATGACGAAATAGAGGCGCTCGAAGAAGCAAGACTAGCGGTAGAACAAATCGTCATTCCCCAAGGGCAACCCGTCGAACTACTACCCCGAAACGCCAAAGTGCGCAAAATGCAACATGAACTCATCGAACACTATCGCCTACGCTCAGACAGTTTTGGTAACGAACCCAATCGCCGTCTGAGAATTTATCCAGCCTAA
- the accC gene encoding acetyl-CoA carboxylase biotin carboxylase subunit, with amino-acid sequence MSFSKILIANRGEIALRIIHSCEEMGIATVAVHSTIDRDSLHVKLADESVCIGPPSSNKSYLNIPNIISAALTRGAEAIHPGYGFLAENARFAQICADHQLTFIGPRPESITSMGDKSTAKKTMEQAGVPTIPGSKGLLTDEQEALRVAAEIGYPVIIKATAGGGGRGMRLVHQESDLVRLFHAAQGEAEAAFGNGGVYMEKFIELPRHIEFQILADSYGNVVHLGERDCSIQRRHQKLLEEAPSAILNPKLRQKMGQAAVRAAKSINYVGAGTVEFLVDKYGNYYFMEMNTRIQVEHPVTEMITGLDLIKEQIAIAQGNKLSFSQKDIQLRGHAIECRINAEDPNHDFRPNPGKIIAYLPPGGPGVRMDSFVYPDYQIPAYYDSLIGKLIVWGEDRQTAIKRMKRALRECAITGVPTTIDFHRKILNHPEFIAGNVYTNFVGEHFLK; translated from the coding sequence ATGTCGTTTTCCAAAATCTTAATTGCTAATCGAGGCGAAATCGCCCTACGAATTATCCACAGTTGCGAAGAAATGGGAATTGCCACCGTTGCGGTTCATTCTACCATTGACCGTGATTCCCTCCATGTTAAGTTAGCAGATGAGAGCGTTTGTATTGGTCCTCCTTCTAGTAACAAGAGTTATTTAAATATTCCTAACATTATCTCCGCTGCCCTGACTAGGGGCGCTGAAGCCATACACCCTGGTTATGGATTTTTGGCAGAAAATGCCCGTTTTGCCCAGATATGTGCGGATCATCAATTGACTTTTATTGGGCCTCGTCCTGAGTCTATCACTTCCATGGGGGATAAATCCACCGCCAAAAAAACCATGGAACAAGCAGGAGTGCCTACGATTCCGGGTAGTAAGGGGTTGTTAACCGATGAACAAGAAGCCCTGAGGGTGGCGGCCGAAATTGGCTATCCTGTGATTATTAAGGCTACTGCTGGGGGGGGTGGTAGAGGAATGCGTTTGGTGCATCAGGAGTCTGATTTGGTGCGTCTTTTCCACGCTGCTCAAGGGGAAGCGGAAGCGGCTTTTGGCAATGGGGGAGTTTATATGGAGAAGTTTATCGAGTTACCCCGACACATCGAATTTCAAATTTTGGCGGATAGTTATGGTAATGTGGTACACCTTGGGGAAAGGGATTGTTCGATTCAAAGAAGGCATCAGAAGTTATTGGAGGAAGCACCTTCGGCGATTTTAAATCCTAAGTTACGCCAAAAAATGGGCCAAGCGGCAGTAAGGGCGGCGAAGTCTATTAATTATGTGGGGGCTGGTACGGTAGAATTTTTGGTGGATAAGTATGGTAATTACTATTTTATGGAAATGAATACCCGTATTCAGGTGGAACACCCTGTAACGGAGATGATTACTGGGTTAGATTTGATTAAGGAACAAATTGCGATCGCCCAGGGTAACAAATTATCATTCTCTCAAAAGGATATACAATTACGGGGTCATGCCATCGAATGTCGCATTAATGCTGAAGATCCTAACCATGATTTTAGACCAAATCCTGGTAAAATTATCGCCTATTTACCCCCAGGAGGCCCGGGGGTGCGCATGGATTCTTTTGTTTATCCTGATTATCAAATTCCTGCCTATTATGATTCTTTGATTGGTAAACTCATTGTCTGGGGTGAGGATAGACAGACGGCTATTAAGAGGATGAAACGGGCATTAAGGGAATGTGCCATTACGGGAGTGCCGACTACCATTGATTTTCATCGTAAAATATTGAATCATCCTGAGTTTATTGCGGGGAATGTTTATACTAATTTTGTTGGGGAACATTTTTTAAAGTAA